Proteins encoded by one window of Desulfovibrio ferrophilus:
- a CDS encoding U32 family peptidase — translation MMNSSQSPEVLAPAGDRTAFLAALAAGADAIYVGLKHFSARMQADNFSVADLAALTELARSKDKRVYVAMNTLVKPSDVESAGRLMDRLARYVNPAGLIVQDLAMVNLARQTGYEGELHLSTLANISQAGSLKAIAEMGVDRVVVPRELHIDEIKSLADACPESLKLEVFVHGALCYNVSGRCYWSSYMGGKSGLRGRCVQPCRREYDLRGKKSRYFSCNDLSLDVLTRTLATIPQVAAWKIEGRKKGPHYVYYTTSAYRMLRDGGDDPAVRKAALSLLDQSLGRKGSHYSFLPQRRYDPTDPSSQTGSGMPVARTGKTAGRKQQVSPRVPLLKGDLLRVGYQDEPWHQTVRVTRNVPKGGRLDFMSQRPPKGGTPVFLIDRREPELSEAIAGLQRELDSVRVAKPGASEFIPELPRGLRGGGKGKVRFEIINVNRRPPKRMFKGAKAALWLAPKMLLKGAANYQLWMPPVIWPEEEKLWFDTVSRAYKAGARRFVLGAPWQLHLFENFLAHAKGRALELWAGPFCNIANPLALAELKTMGFAGAVVSPELAREDILALPKHSPLPLGFVTYGNWPMGITRIKPESFKTEKPMASPMGEVCWTRRYGQNNWIFPSWGIDLRDKERELTSAGYAMFAHIFESVPREVPAPNRISTFNWDLNLI, via the coding sequence ATGATGAACTCAAGCCAAAGCCCCGAAGTCCTCGCTCCCGCGGGGGACCGCACCGCCTTTTTGGCCGCGCTGGCAGCAGGGGCGGACGCCATTTACGTAGGCCTCAAGCACTTTTCCGCCCGCATGCAGGCCGACAACTTTTCCGTAGCCGACCTTGCCGCGTTGACCGAACTGGCACGCAGCAAGGACAAACGCGTCTACGTTGCCATGAACACCCTGGTCAAACCTTCAGACGTGGAGTCTGCAGGACGACTGATGGACCGATTGGCCCGCTACGTAAACCCCGCCGGGCTCATTGTCCAGGATTTGGCCATGGTCAACCTGGCACGCCAGACCGGATATGAGGGTGAATTGCACCTGTCCACCCTGGCCAATATCAGTCAGGCAGGTTCACTCAAGGCCATTGCCGAGATGGGCGTGGATCGTGTGGTCGTGCCGCGCGAACTGCATATTGACGAAATCAAGTCCCTGGCCGATGCCTGCCCGGAAAGCCTGAAGCTCGAAGTCTTCGTACATGGGGCGCTGTGCTACAACGTCTCGGGCCGTTGTTACTGGTCCAGCTACATGGGCGGCAAAAGCGGTCTGCGTGGGCGCTGCGTGCAGCCCTGCCGACGCGAATACGACCTGCGTGGCAAGAAGTCCCGCTATTTCTCCTGCAACGACCTGTCCCTGGATGTGCTGACCAGAACACTGGCCACCATTCCTCAGGTTGCAGCCTGGAAAATCGAAGGCCGCAAGAAAGGCCCCCACTACGTCTACTATACCACAAGCGCCTATCGCATGTTGCGTGATGGTGGTGACGACCCCGCGGTCCGCAAAGCGGCCCTGAGCCTGTTGGACCAATCGCTGGGTCGCAAGGGTTCCCATTACTCCTTCCTGCCGCAACGGCGCTACGATCCCACGGACCCGTCTTCCCAGACAGGATCGGGAATGCCCGTGGCTCGCACAGGCAAAACAGCAGGACGCAAGCAGCAGGTCTCCCCGCGTGTTCCGCTGCTCAAGGGCGACTTGTTGCGCGTGGGCTATCAGGATGAACCCTGGCACCAGACCGTCCGAGTGACCCGCAACGTGCCCAAAGGTGGGCGTCTCGATTTCATGTCCCAACGCCCTCCCAAGGGTGGCACTCCGGTCTTTCTCATCGACCGCCGTGAACCGGAACTGAGCGAAGCCATTGCCGGACTTCAGCGCGAGCTGGACAGCGTCCGTGTTGCCAAACCGGGAGCCAGCGAGTTCATTCCCGAACTCCCCAGAGGACTCCGCGGTGGCGGCAAGGGTAAGGTTCGCTTCGAAATCATCAACGTCAACCGACGTCCGCCCAAACGCATGTTCAAGGGTGCCAAGGCCGCCCTGTGGCTGGCTCCAAAGATGCTTCTCAAAGGCGCGGCCAACTACCAGTTGTGGATGCCTCCGGTCATCTGGCCCGAAGAGGAGAAACTCTGGTTTGACACTGTGTCCCGAGCTTACAAAGCCGGAGCCAGACGTTTTGTACTGGGTGCTCCATGGCAGTTGCATCTGTTCGAGAATTTCCTGGCACACGCCAAAGGGCGCGCCCTGGAACTATGGGCAGGACCCTTCTGCAACATCGCCAATCCCCTTGCCCTGGCGGAACTGAAGACCATGGGCTTTGCCGGTGCCGTAGTCAGTCCGGAACTGGCCCGCGAGGACATTCTGGCCCTGCCAAAGCACAGCCCATTGCCCCTTGGTTTTGTGACCTACGGCAACTGGCCCATGGGGATCACGCGCATCAAACCCGAAAGCTTCAAGACCGAAAAACCCATGGCCAGCCCCATGGGTGAGGTCTGCTGGACCCGGCGCTATGGTCAAAACAACTGGATTTTCCCCAGCTGGGGCATTGATCTGCGCGACAAGGAAAGAGAACTGACCTCAGCCGGATATGCCATGTTCGCGCACATCTTCGAGTCCGTCCCCCGCGAAGTGCCCGCACCTAACCGCATCAGCACCTTCAACTGGGACCTGAACCTGATCTAA
- a CDS encoding dihydroorotate dehydrogenase electron transfer subunit, translating into MFGNACQDTTVKSLTRFGKGEGDGEFIELTLEHPGLDNAAWKLWKPGQFVMVRPESFGLDPLMGRPFSITSADEEQGISIFFQVMGQGTRKLASLKPGEPVTLWGPLGNAFAVRKDTPTLVLAGGIGIAPFYEYVKRHEQPENLRMIFGHRPPLACYNWERAQGVCSCEAHHETCRQDLMDFIALIEETVPQYCNDGLIIACGPLPFLETIKKVADQHGGRAQLSLENRMACGVGACLGCVCDHKTEGPVSVCARGPVFWSDEIEL; encoded by the coding sequence ATGTTTGGAAACGCCTGTCAGGACACTACAGTAAAGTCCTTGACCCGCTTCGGCAAGGGGGAAGGGGATGGAGAGTTCATTGAACTGACCCTTGAGCACCCCGGCCTTGATAATGCCGCCTGGAAACTTTGGAAGCCGGGACAGTTCGTGATGGTCCGTCCCGAGAGTTTCGGGCTGGACCCGCTCATGGGCCGTCCGTTTTCCATTACCAGCGCCGACGAGGAACAGGGGATTAGTATATTCTTTCAGGTCATGGGCCAGGGAACCCGCAAGCTGGCGTCCCTGAAACCGGGGGAGCCCGTCACTTTGTGGGGCCCGCTGGGAAATGCCTTTGCTGTTCGCAAGGACACTCCCACGCTTGTACTTGCCGGGGGCATCGGCATCGCCCCGTTCTACGAATATGTCAAGCGCCATGAACAACCCGAGAACCTGCGCATGATCTTCGGACATCGTCCTCCTTTGGCCTGTTATAACTGGGAACGCGCACAGGGCGTGTGTTCCTGCGAGGCGCATCATGAAACATGTCGCCAGGACCTGATGGATTTTATTGCACTCATTGAAGAGACGGTACCACAGTATTGTAATGATGGGCTGATCATTGCCTGTGGTCCGCTGCCCTTTTTGGAGACCATCAAGAAGGTTGCCGACCAGCACGGTGGTCGGGCTCAGCTCTCCCTGGAAAATCGCATGGCCTGCGGTGTGGGGGCCTGTCTGGGCTGTGTCTGCGATCACAAGACCGAAGGTCCGGTCTCGGTTTGTGCGCGAGGCCCTGTGTTCTGGTCCGATGAGATTGAGCTGTAG
- a CDS encoding dihydroorotate dehydrogenase gives MDMRVNIAGLELSNPVMTASGTFGYGVEFKRYGQLEKLGGMVVKGLSLEPRAGNPMPRIADAPAGMLNAIGLQNIGARNFVEKRLKLLPWGETAVVANLYACSASEFADLAAYLSEQEGIAALEVNISCPNVSSGGVLFGQDPSMAAAVTRAVKDRSGEMPVIVKLTPNVTDIASMAKAVVDAGADAVSLINTLSAMSVDARTRKPRLANVIGGLSGPAIKPVALRCVWQVAQAVDVPIIGMGGITSAEDVLEFILVGATAVQVGTANFIRPDFAFRLVDELAALVDELGIESWDDYRGSLQV, from the coding sequence ATGGATATGCGAGTGAATATTGCGGGTCTGGAACTGTCCAACCCGGTGATGACCGCCTCGGGAACTTTTGGGTATGGCGTGGAATTCAAGCGCTATGGCCAATTGGAGAAGCTGGGCGGCATGGTGGTCAAGGGGTTGTCTCTGGAACCGCGTGCAGGTAACCCCATGCCACGCATCGCCGATGCTCCGGCAGGAATGCTCAATGCCATTGGCCTGCAGAATATCGGGGCCAGAAATTTTGTGGAAAAGAGACTGAAACTGCTGCCGTGGGGTGAAACCGCTGTGGTTGCCAATCTCTATGCCTGCTCGGCCAGTGAATTTGCTGACCTGGCGGCGTATTTGAGCGAACAGGAAGGCATCGCCGCGCTGGAGGTGAACATCTCCTGCCCCAACGTCAGTTCGGGTGGAGTGCTCTTCGGACAGGACCCATCCATGGCAGCGGCGGTGACCCGCGCGGTCAAGGACCGCAGTGGAGAGATGCCGGTCATTGTCAAACTGACGCCCAATGTCACGGATATTGCCTCAATGGCCAAGGCCGTTGTGGATGCCGGGGCCGATGCCGTGTCCCTGATCAATACCCTGTCCGCCATGTCCGTGGATGCCCGTACCCGCAAGCCTCGTCTGGCCAACGTCATTGGTGGTCTGTCCGGCCCGGCCATCAAGCCCGTGGCCCTGCGCTGCGTGTGGCAGGTCGCTCAGGCCGTGGATGTGCCGATCATCGGCATGGGTGGTATCACCAGTGCCGAGGACGTTCTTGAATTCATCCTCGTGGGTGCCACTGCTGTCCAGGTGGGCACAGCCAATTTCATCCGCCCGGACTTTGCCTTCCGTCTGGTGGACGAATTGGCTGCGCTTGTGGACGAGCTTGGCATTGAAAGCTGGGATGACTATCGAGGTTCGCTGCAAGTCTAG
- a CDS encoding nucleotidyltransferase domain-containing protein has protein sequence MTYLSAEDHPEIIDDMARAIVGGFAPKALILFGSQARGDADEFSDVDFVAVVDSGQPSDDVQRDILRALSRFPLDVHVFVRTPEEYLRQSRIPGAMVYPAEREGKFLHEWPGWRERSAVDTDAERDRQVVLRNEYCTSALDYLEEAEKRLGSESWLACRDRCRYAVVKALQGLHVRAGTHPPRDIDVAFQFRAARTLTPEVADWRETAMDLHLAVPESLESAAGLLKRTTAMVQAIIELYALEG, from the coding sequence ATGACATACCTTTCCGCCGAGGATCATCCAGAGATCATCGACGATATGGCGCGAGCCATCGTGGGCGGCTTTGCTCCCAAGGCACTGATTCTTTTTGGTTCACAGGCCCGTGGAGACGCAGACGAGTTTTCAGATGTGGATTTCGTGGCCGTGGTGGACTCGGGTCAGCCTTCGGATGATGTGCAGCGCGATATCCTGCGTGCGCTGTCAAGATTTCCTCTGGACGTGCATGTTTTTGTGCGTACCCCCGAAGAATATCTGCGCCAATCTCGCATTCCCGGAGCCATGGTCTATCCTGCAGAACGGGAAGGCAAGTTCCTTCACGAATGGCCGGGCTGGCGTGAACGCAGTGCTGTGGACACGGATGCCGAGCGTGATCGCCAGGTGGTGCTGCGCAATGAATATTGTACTTCGGCCCTGGACTATTTGGAAGAGGCCGAAAAGCGGCTGGGCAGTGAATCCTGGTTGGCGTGCCGTGATCGTTGTCGTTATGCGGTGGTCAAGGCGCTCCAGGGGCTGCATGTGCGTGCAGGAACACATCCTCCGCGAGATATTGATGTGGCCTTTCAGTTTCGTGCAGCCCGTACCCTGACGCCCGAAGTGGCGGATTGGCGCGAGACTGCCATGGATTTGCACTTGGCTGTTCCCGAATCCCTTGAATCTGCTGCCGGGTTGTTGAAGCGGACGACGGCCATGGTGCAGGCGATTATTGAACTGTACGCCCTGGAGGGGTGA
- a CDS encoding DMT family transporter, with amino-acid sequence MDIVYLLLAVAAGATAPIQAGINGQLRASWAGDAVLASLVSFIVGTVTLAFYVIATRLPVPSLSSAGQVPWWHWTGGTLGAFFVTMTVLLAYRLGGTTLFALVVTGQLIASLALDHFGLLGYPMHAISWQRLVGVAFLIVGVVLVRKF; translated from the coding sequence ATGGATATTGTGTATCTGCTGCTGGCGGTGGCTGCCGGGGCAACGGCTCCCATTCAGGCCGGTATCAACGGCCAACTCCGGGCCTCCTGGGCAGGCGACGCAGTATTGGCATCGCTTGTGTCCTTCATTGTAGGCACCGTGACTTTGGCATTTTATGTTATCGCAACCAGGCTCCCCGTCCCTTCGTTGAGTTCTGCGGGGCAGGTCCCGTGGTGGCATTGGACTGGGGGAACCCTGGGTGCATTTTTCGTGACCATGACCGTGCTGTTGGCCTATCGTCTGGGTGGCACCACCCTGTTTGCTCTGGTGGTGACCGGACAGCTCATTGCCTCCCTGGCTTTGGATCATTTCGGATTGCTGGGCTACCCGATGCACGCCATCAGCTGGCAACGTCTGGTGGGGGTCGCTTTTTTGATTGTCGGCGTGGTGCTTGTCAGAAAATTCTAG
- the mutY gene encoding A/G-specific adenine glycosylase, whose translation MTIPHDTIITSAHKAFAPALLHWFKDNARPLPWRESYDPYHVWISEIMLQQTQMERGVAYFERWTRELPSPSAVAQANEDDILKLWEGLGYYNRARNLMRAAQIMVDSHDGWVPEDKATLLALPGIGPYTAAAILSIAYEQDEPLVDGNVARVLARVFDLDAPVGETATQKALWALAAELLPAGQARNFNQGLMELGALVCKPRTPVCANCPLAELCEARRLGITEHRPVPGKKVDITPLSIATGVLINKGRIFIQRRHEDDVWGGLWEFPGGGVEEGETPEQAVVREYAEETGFEVVAQNPIRIIKHGYTRFRVTLHCFFLAAVNGLGPPALTAATAHKWATLEELDDHAFPAGHRKLIDALAEDERFHKLLTHSPNTP comes from the coding sequence ATGACCATACCCCACGATACGATCATCACTTCGGCCCACAAGGCCTTTGCCCCTGCCCTTCTCCACTGGTTCAAGGACAACGCACGCCCCCTGCCCTGGCGCGAAAGCTACGATCCGTATCATGTCTGGATATCGGAGATCATGCTTCAGCAGACTCAGATGGAACGTGGGGTGGCCTACTTTGAACGCTGGACCCGCGAGCTGCCGTCACCCTCCGCTGTGGCGCAGGCCAACGAGGATGACATCCTCAAGTTGTGGGAAGGGCTGGGCTACTATAACCGTGCCCGCAACCTGATGCGCGCTGCCCAAATCATGGTAGACAGCCACGATGGATGGGTCCCGGAGGATAAAGCCACCCTGCTGGCGCTACCCGGCATCGGCCCCTACACCGCTGCCGCAATTCTTTCCATTGCCTATGAGCAGGACGAACCTCTGGTGGACGGCAACGTCGCGCGCGTGCTGGCTCGGGTCTTTGATCTGGATGCCCCCGTGGGCGAAACGGCAACTCAGAAAGCACTCTGGGCTCTGGCCGCAGAGCTACTGCCCGCAGGTCAGGCCCGCAATTTCAACCAGGGACTGATGGAACTCGGAGCCCTGGTGTGTAAACCACGTACCCCAGTCTGCGCCAATTGCCCTCTCGCCGAGTTGTGCGAGGCCAGACGATTGGGCATCACTGAGCATCGCCCCGTTCCCGGCAAAAAGGTCGACATCACCCCTTTGTCCATTGCCACTGGGGTATTGATCAACAAAGGACGTATTTTCATCCAGCGACGACATGAGGACGATGTCTGGGGAGGGCTGTGGGAATTTCCTGGCGGAGGAGTGGAAGAAGGCGAAACGCCTGAACAGGCCGTGGTCCGTGAATACGCCGAGGAGACAGGGTTCGAAGTCGTGGCACAGAACCCCATTCGCATCATCAAGCACGGCTACACCCGTTTCCGGGTTACTCTGCACTGCTTTTTCCTGGCTGCAGTCAACGGCCTCGGCCCCCCTGCCCTGACCGCAGCCACGGCCCATAAATGGGCAACTCTCGAAGAACTCGATGACCACGCCTTTCCCGCCGGTCACCGCAAGCTCATCGACGCCCTGGCCGAAGATGAACGCTTCCACAAACTTCTTACTCACTCGCCAAACACTCCCTGA